The Streptomyces puniciscabiei genomic interval CTCGGCGGCCGCGGCGGGCGCCCGCACCTCCACGGGCTTGTCCAGTACTTGGGTCATGGTCAGTCACCTGCCTGGATGAGACCGCCCCGGCGCCGCATCAGGAACCCGGTGAACACCATCGACAGGGCGAACAGCACCAGCGCCACCACACCGGCCGAGCCGTAGTCGAAGCGCTGGAAGCCGAGGTTGTAGACGAGCTGGGGGAGGGTGAGCGTGGACTTGTCCGGGTAGCCGGGCTCGAACTGGGTGCCCGCGCCCTGGATCACCCCGGAGGCGACCTTCCCGGCGATCAGCGGCTGGGTGTAGTACTGCATGGTCTGGATCACGCCGGTGACGACCGCGAACATCACGATCGGGGAGATGTTCGGCAGGGTGACGTACCGGAACCGCTGCCAGGCCGAGGCGCCGTCCAGCTCGGCCGCCTCGTACTGCTCGGTCGGCACGTCCAGCAGCGCGGCCATGAAGATGACCATGAGGTCGCCGATGCCCCACAGCGCCAGCAGGGTGAGGGCCGGTTTGGACCAGGTGGGGTCGTTGAACCAGCCCGGTGCCGGAATGCCCACCTTTTCGAGCATCGAGTTGACCGGGCCCGTGCCGGGGTTCAGCAGGAAGGCGAAGGCCATGGTCGCGGCGACCGGCGGGGCCAGGTACGGCAGATAGAAGAGGGTGCGGAAGACCCCCGTACCCGTCTTGATCTTGGTGATGAGCAGGCCGATGCCGAGCCCGAAGGCGACCCGCAACGACACCATCACCAGGACCAGCCACAGCGTGTTGCGCAGGGCCGGCCAGAAAAGCGGGTAGTGCTCGAAGACGTAGGTCCAGTTCTTCCCGCCGCTCCACGTGGGCGGCCGGAAGCCGTCGTAGTGCATGAAGGAGAAATAGACCGTCGAGATCAGCGGATACGCGAAGAAGACCGCGAAACCGATCAGCCAGGGTGACATGAAGGCGGCGGTCCTCAGGGCCGCCCGCCGGCGCTTGGACGCCAGAGTGAGCGCGCTCATGGCTACTTCGCCTGCGCGATGTCCGTGTCGATCTGCGCCGCCGTCTGCTTCAGGCCGGCCTTCAGATCGGTGACCTTGCCGCTTTCGTAGTCGTAACCGAACTGCTGGATCGTCACCAGGTACTGGCCCCCGTTGATGGAGGCCGGCGACGTGGCGGAGTTCGGATTGGCGGCGATGTCGAGGAACGTCTTGAAGCGCGGGTCGTACGTCAGCTTCGGGGACTTCAGCGCGGCCAGCGTGGAGGGGACGTTGTGGATGTCGTTGGCGAAGCCGACCACCGCGTCCGTGTTCGTGGTGATGTACTTGACGAATTCCCAGGCCGCGTTCTGCTTGTGGCTGGTGGCGGCGATGCCCGCGATGGTGCCGGTGATGTAGCCCTTGCCGTACTGTGCGGCCTGGTCGTCGGGCACGGGCAGCGGGGCGACGCCGATCTCGAACTTCGGCTTGGCCTGCTCGGCCATCCCGAGCCGCCACTCGCCGTCGAGCTGCATGGCGACCTGACCGGTGTGGAAGGGGTGCTTGGGGCCCCATTCGTCACCGAGTGTCGCGCGGAACCGCTCCAGCTTCGGGAATCCGCCGAGTTCGTCCACGAGCCGCTTCTGGAGTTCGAAGCCCTTCTGGAACGCCGGGTCCTTGGCGAGGTCGGACTTGCCGTCCTTGCCGAAATAGGTCGGCGAGAACTGCGCGAAGTAGTGCTCGGTGGTGGACTCCCAGCCGTGGTAGTCCGGCATGAAGCCCAGCTGTTTGTACGAGTCCCCGTCCGTGATGGTCAGCTTCTTGGCGTCGGCCTCGAACTCGGACCAGGTCTTCGGCGGACGGGCGATACCGGCCTTCGCGAACGCCGTCTTGTTGTAGTAGAGCCCGTACGCGTCACCGAGCAGCGGCACCGTGCAGCGGTTGCCGTCGAACTGGGTGTACTCGTTCATCGGCTTCGGGAAGGTCTTCTCGGGGTCGATCCCGGACTTCTTGAAGAAGGGGTTGAGGTCGACCAGCGCACCCGAGGAACAGAACTTGCCCACATTGTTGGTCGTGAACGAGGAGATCACGTCCGGCGCCTTGTCGCCCCCCGACCGCAGCGCCTGGTTGATCTTGTCGTCGGTCATGTTGCCGACGATGTTCACGTGGATGTTGGGGTGCGCCTTCTCGAAACCGGCGACCAGCGACTTGACGGCCTTGACCTCGTTCGGCGCGCTCCAGGCGTGCCAGAAGTTGATCGTCGTGTCCTTCGAGGCGTCGTCCGTGGCACCGGAGTCGGACTGCCCGGTACAGGCGGTGGTGAGGAGGGCCAGCGAGACGGTCAGGGCAAAAGCCGCTTTTCGGGCAGCTGAGGGTATGACTTCGGGCATGGCGAGGTCTCCCAGCGGGACGGGGTGGGTGAGAGGGGGCTAGCGCGAGGTGTCGAAGACTTCGTCGCGGGTGGTCACGAGCGCG includes:
- a CDS encoding carbohydrate ABC transporter permease, which encodes MSALTLASKRRRAALRTAAFMSPWLIGFAVFFAYPLISTVYFSFMHYDGFRPPTWSGGKNWTYVFEHYPLFWPALRNTLWLVLVMVSLRVAFGLGIGLLITKIKTGTGVFRTLFYLPYLAPPVAATMAFAFLLNPGTGPVNSMLEKVGIPAPGWFNDPTWSKPALTLLALWGIGDLMVIFMAALLDVPTEQYEAAELDGASAWQRFRYVTLPNISPIVMFAVVTGVIQTMQYYTQPLIAGKVASGVIQGAGTQFEPGYPDKSTLTLPQLVYNLGFQRFDYGSAGVVALVLFALSMVFTGFLMRRRGGLIQAGD
- a CDS encoding ABC transporter substrate-binding protein; this translates as MPEVIPSAARKAAFALTVSLALLTTACTGQSDSGATDDASKDTTINFWHAWSAPNEVKAVKSLVAGFEKAHPNIHVNIVGNMTDDKINQALRSGGDKAPDVISSFTTNNVGKFCSSGALVDLNPFFKKSGIDPEKTFPKPMNEYTQFDGNRCTVPLLGDAYGLYYNKTAFAKAGIARPPKTWSEFEADAKKLTITDGDSYKQLGFMPDYHGWESTTEHYFAQFSPTYFGKDGKSDLAKDPAFQKGFELQKRLVDELGGFPKLERFRATLGDEWGPKHPFHTGQVAMQLDGEWRLGMAEQAKPKFEIGVAPLPVPDDQAAQYGKGYITGTIAGIAATSHKQNAAWEFVKYITTNTDAVVGFANDIHNVPSTLAALKSPKLTYDPRFKTFLDIAANPNSATSPASINGGQYLVTIQQFGYDYESGKVTDLKAGLKQTAAQIDTDIAQAK